In Spinacia oleracea cultivar Varoflay chromosome 5, BTI_SOV_V1, whole genome shotgun sequence, a single window of DNA contains:
- the LOC110804083 gene encoding uncharacterized protein has translation MPGDQQSEPATNPNSAYYLSNNDLNAPKLVNIVFEGKCFNDWKRSMIIALSARNKLCFVDGSLNQPAANSLNLRIWNRCNDLVISWILASLEPSIGISVLYLRTAREIWLDLEERFCQSSGPQLYTIQQQLSDLNQEENEEISSFFTKIKLLWDQLDGLDPTPACVCTGCSCTLTLKLLKIQQNQRLIQFLMKLSQKFDHSKSSILMMNPLPTISKAYGLLLQEEQQGVFINKTQPTESAALATRRFNENNKPYRNMYTLGNNNISHNTAGQARNYSYNRNSLFCEHCRMKNHTIDKCWKLHGYPKDFKNKGKRVAAAAQLEDYADKDKQSEEDSGMIHATFTEEQYNQLMK, from the coding sequence ATGCCTGGAGATCAACAAAGCGAACCTGCTACAAATCCAAATTCAGCCTATTACTTGAGCAACAATGATTTGAATGCTCCCAAATTGGTTAATATAGTGTTTGAAGGTAAATGTTTCAATGATTGGAAACGTTCGATGATAATAGCTTTATCAGCAAGAAACAAGCTGTGTTTTGTTGATGGTAGCTTAAATCAGCCAGCTGCAAACTCTCTTAATCTCAGAATATGGAATAGATGCAATGATTTGGTTATTTCCTGGATTTTAGCTTCTTTAGAACCTTCGATTGGTATAAGTGTTTTATATCTTAGAACTGCAAGGGAGATATGGCTTGATCTAGAAGAAAGATTTTGTCAATCTTCTGGTCCACAGTTATACACCATACAACAGCAATTGAGTGATCTTAATCAGGAAGAAAATGAGGAGATCTCAAGTTTTTTCACTAAGATTAAGCTATTGTGGGATCAGCTTGATGGATTAGATCCTACACCAGCCTGTGTATGCACTGGATGTAGTTGCACACTCACGTTGAAACTACTGAAAATACAGCAGAACCAGAGATTGATTCAGTTTTTAATGAAACTGAGTCAGAAGTTTGATCACTCTAAAAGTTCAATTCTCATGATGAATCCACTTCCTACCATTTCGAAAGCTTATGGATTACTGCTTCAAGAAGAGCAACAAGGAGTGTTCATTAACAAAACACAGCCTACTGAATCAGCAGCATTAGCCACAAGGAGATTCAATGAAAATAATAAGCCTTACAGAAATATGTACACACTAGGAAACAACAATATCTCACACAACACAGCTGGTCAAGCTAGAAACTACAGCTACAACAGGAACAGTTTGTTCTGTGAGCACTGTAGAATGAAGAATCATACAATTGACAAATGCTGGAAACTACATGGTTACCCTAAAGACTTCAAGAATAAAGGCAAAagagtagcagcagcagctcAGTTGGAAGATTATGCAGACAAAGACAAACAAAGTGAAGAGGATTCAGGCATGATACATGCCACATTTACTGAAGAGCAGTACAACCAGTTGATGAAATGA
- the LOC130461660 gene encoding uncharacterized protein: MSDAKPPSSLFHPSLSVSNIRNHVSIMLEMESVQYGTWAELFKIYARSHKVLHHIIHPPLGKEKPTPTTDDEIEFWTTLDATVLQWIYSIISNDLLNTILEPEATAMEAWERLPDIFQDHQTSRAVILEQEFTHTRLENFPNASSYCQRLKNLSDQLKNVGAPVPNSRLNAVMIAAADDALPPANNTGSNRGRNKGNNRHNSGRKNRSGGRNSGGGRGDTGGRGNRSGGGRNSGGQHGGQATQHGGSWQWQRVPFTPSPPPCSYPTT; this comes from the exons ATGTCTGATGCTAAGCCTCCCTCTTCTCTGTTTCATCCTTCCCTTTCGGTTTCGAACATCCGAAACCATGTCTCTATCATGCTGGAAATGGAGAGCGTGCAATATGGGACGTGGGCGGAGTTGTTTAAGATTTATGCTCGCTCCCACAAGGTTCTCCACCATATCATCCATCCACCTTTGGGCAAGGAGAAGCCGACACCGACGACGGACGATGAGATTGAATTTTGGACGACCCTTGATGCCACGGTTCTCCAGTGGATCTATTCGATAATCTCCAACGACTTGCTGAACACCATTCTTGAACCGGAGGCCACGGCCATGGAAGCATGGGAAAGGTTGCCTGACATTTTCCAGGACCATCAGACATCCAGGGCTGTTATTTTGGAGCAGGAGTTCACTCACACTCGTCTCGAAAATTTCCCGAATGCGTCTTCCTACTGTCAACGGCTCAAGAACCTCTCCGACCAACTGAAGAATGTTGGTGCACCGGTGCCGAATAGCAGGTTG AACGCTGTGATGATCGCAGCCGCTGATGACGCTCTACCACCGGCAAATAATACGGGTTCGAACCGTGGGAGAAACAAGGGTAATAACCGTCACAATTCCGGCCGGAAAAATAGGTCTGGTGGCCGGAATTCTGGTGGCGGCAGAGGTGATACCGGAGGCAGGGGAAATAGATCCGGCGGTGGCCGGAATTCTGGGGGACAGCACGGTGGTCAGGCAACACAGCACGGTGGTTCTTGGCAATGGCAGCGGGTTCCATTTACTCCTTCACCTCCTCCATGTTCATATCCCACTACATAG
- the LOC130461661 gene encoding LOW QUALITY PROTEIN: glutamate dehydrogenase B-like (The sequence of the model RefSeq protein was modified relative to this genomic sequence to represent the inferred CDS: substituted 3 bases at 3 genomic stop codons), whose translation MALSLSAKSPTKNPHKLSSKPKFNRKLIELLNSFVAQFVISGIPLAKLFSSCYRILWCSYYLERLTRVFTRKIHDLIGIHTDVPAPDTGTNSQTMAWILDEYSKFHGHSPAVVTGKPIVMILAAPDYLFVSCNXSXLDXSQGFGNVGSWAARLISELGGKVVAVSDISGAMKNKNGLDIDSLLKHVQENRGVKGFHGSDAIDSDSILVEDCDVLIPAALSGVINRENANEIKAKYIVEAANHPTDPEADEVCLSVDQILYYDVVDEWL comes from the exons ATGGCTCTCTCTCTCTCCGCTAAATCTCCAACCAAAAACCCTCACAAATTATCCAGTAAACCCAAATTTAATCGAAAATTGATCGAATTGCTCAATTCTTTCGTTGCTCAGTTT GTGATTTCAG GTATACCATTAGCCAAGTTATTCAGTTCTTGTTATCGGATACTTTGGTGTTCTTATTATCTTGAACGCTTGACGCGAGTGTTTACCCGAAAGATTCATGATCTTATTGGAATCCACACTGATGTACCAGCACCAGATACGGGGACAAATTCGCAG ACAATGGCATGGATATTGGATGAATACTCGAAATTTCATGGTCATTCACCTGCAGTTGTTACTGGAAAACCTATTGTAA TGATACTTGCAGCTCCTGACTATTTGTTTGTTAGCTGCAATTGATCCTAGCTTGACTAATCTCAGGGCTTTGGGAATGTGGGTTCGTGGGCAGCACGACTCATCAGTGAATTAGGAGGGAAGGTTGTTGCTGTAAGTGATATCAGTGGAGCGATGAAAAACAAGAACGGACTTGACATTGATAGCTTACTGAAACACGTCCAAGAAAACCGTGGAGTAAAAGGTTTTCATGGTTCAGATGCAATAGATTCCGACTCAATATTGGTTGAGGATTGTGATGTGCTAATCCCTGCAGCCCTTAGTGGCGTTATTAACAG GGAGAATGCAAATGAAATCAAGGCCAAATATATCGTGGAAGCAGCAAACCATCCGACTGATCCAGAAGCAGACGAGGTTTGTTTAAGCGTGGATCAAATATTGTATTATGATGTTGTAGATGAGTGGTTGTAA